ATACCAAAATTAACAAATATCACCTGCCACCAACCCAACCATTCCCAATTCTTGCTCACAGAAGCAAAACTTATAGGAGCAGAACTTTTTAATTTATGACCTAACCCCAACTCCAAAATCATAAGGGGCACACCTACAAGCAAAAGGGCTACGAAATAAGGTATAAGAAACGCACCTCCTCCATCTTTATAACAGAGATATGGAAATCTCCAGATATTACCCAATCCGATAGCCGAACCAACAGCCGCAGAAATAAAACCAATATGTGTCTGCCATTGAGGACGAGGCGGAGTATCTTTCATAAAACGTATTATAATGAAGTTAGTCTATTTGTAAATTTACAAATCAGACAAAAATCATACTTTGTTTAACCAAACTCACAGCAAAAGTGAAGATATAAACAATAAAGCAAGAAGAGTAACAAGGAATAAAGATATCCTGATTATAAACCTTTTTGCAACAACTTTCTCATAATATCTTCTAGGCCCGATATCCAAAACAAGTGTGGCAAATAGGCTTCCTGCCATCAAACCCAAAACATTTTCAAAAGTTAAAATCATAGAGCTTACAGCGTTTGATGGATAAAGGACAAATGAAATGCCCGTTGCCACTGCCGGTGGAAGGAGGGCAGAAGCGATTGCCACTCCAGCAACAACCTCAGGAATTCCTTTGCATAAAGCCAAAATTGAAGCAAAACCAAGCAATAAAGCCATGAAAATATAAACGGTACTTGAACTCATTCTTGCAAGTATTTCCGGTGTTAGTGAAAGTTCTGTAAAAAAAGAAGCAAACAATGTAATAATATATGACAATGCCATTACTGCTAAAAGCAAAACGATAAGATTTCTAATGCCTCTAAAAGCATTTTCTTCTATTCCTACCGCAGTATTTATTGCAAATGCATAGATTGGACCTATAAGCGGAGAAAGCAACATAGCTCCAATTACCACTGCCATGTTATTCATAAACAGACCAATAAGAGCAATTATACCGGCAATAGAGGTCAGAGCAATTTTGCTAATATCTAATCTAAGATGAGGTTTGGTAGAGTCTAAAAGTTTTTCAACAGGAGTCTTTTCTTTAATCTTCTCTCTTGAAATACTAACCTTTTTTTCGGCACGCTTTAAAACAGATGAAACTATAAAATCTGGAGTGTAAACCTCAACCATGCTTTCTTTATATCTAAAGTCAATTATCTTCTCTATTTTAGTTATTAAACCATCAAGTTCTTTATCTAATGGGAAAACAGTAATTTTAACTAAATCATCTTTTTTATCTAATGAAAAAAACATATCTGTTATCATCGGTTTTATCTTTTCAAAATCTTCTTCTCTCGCTGTTATAATAACTTTTTTCATTGAATTTTCTGTCCCAATTTGTTAATTTTTAACCATATAAAATATCTCCGCTAAATTCAATCTTACAGTATATAGAAACAAAGGTAAAATATAAAAACTTAATATCAAGACACAAATCTCAAAGGGATTTGAGATTGCAACTGCCAAAGGCAGTTGTCAAGAACAAAGGAGGAAAAATGAGAAATTTTTTGATTATTTTTATACTTTTGGTAATGTGCAGTTCTATTGCCGAAGCGCGAGTCAAGTTGGTTGCTCTGCCAGAAAGAGAAAATGTAATTATCCGTTTAGACAATCCATCTTTTACTTTAGTAGAAGAAGAAAGAATTCTGACCCTTCAAAAAGGTTTAAATCAAGTTGACTTTTCATGGAAAGGAGTAAGGATCGACCCTGATTCTATCCGAATTAAAATGCTTTCTCATCCAGAAAAGGTCAAATTACTCAATGTTAGTTATCCTCCAAATGAAAATGCCCTTGTCTGGCAAATCAGCAGTCCAGAAGTATTAGAAGAAAAGATTAGAATCAGTTATCTGCTCTCAGGAATTGATTGTCTATTTTCTTATAAAGCCATAGCAAACAAGGGAGAAAACTTGATTGATATAAAATCATTCTTAATTCTGCGAAATTTTTCTGGAGAAAACTTTCATCTCGCCAATATAGCACCAGATGATAGTAAAATTTTCCAAAAATCAATTCAGTACGAAGAAACTATGCAACTGCTCTTTTTTGAAAAGAAAAAAGCACCTATTAAAAAAACTCTCACCTTTGATGCAGGCAAACTTCCATGGGAACCTCAGCAAATGAGAAAAAATGTAGGTATTCCTGTTCATTATGTAATAAAAAATAAT
This genomic stretch from Deltaproteobacteria bacterium harbors:
- a CDS encoding TIGR00341 family protein, yielding MKKVIITAREEDFEKIKPMITDMFFSLDKKDDLVKITVFPLDKELDGLITKIEKIIDFRYKESMVEVYTPDFIVSSVLKRAEKKVSISREKIKEKTPVEKLLDSTKPHLRLDISKIALTSIAGIIALIGLFMNNMAVVIGAMLLSPLIGPIYAFAINTAVGIEENAFRGIRNLIVLLLAVMALSYIITLFASFFTELSLTPEILARMSSSTVYIFMALLLGFASILALCKGIPEVVAGVAIASALLPPAVATGISFVLYPSNAVSSMILTFENVLGLMAGSLFATLVLDIGPRRYYEKVVAKRFIIRISLFLVTLLALLFISSLLL